From the Polyangiaceae bacterium genome, one window contains:
- a CDS encoding 5'-3' exonuclease H3TH domain-containing protein, with protein sequence MSPVDVHLVDGTYELFRAYFGAPATRSPEGVEVGATRGLLSSLASLLHRPEVTHVACAFDHVVESFRNDLYAGYKAGEGIEPELMNQFPLAEQAAAALGITVWPMVEFEADDALATGAARLRGNDDVRRVVLCTPDKDLSQCVRGNRVICWDRMRDRELDEDGVRARFGVLPESIPDYLALVGDSADGIPGIPRWGAKSAAAVLARYLHLEAIPPSHERWDVTVRGAAALSANLEAGREDALLFRTLATVREDVPIEVDLGSLEWRGAHREPLEHLAASLGDRRIVERIGRFSS encoded by the coding sequence GTGAGCCCGGTGGATGTACACCTCGTCGATGGCACCTACGAGCTGTTTCGAGCCTACTTCGGCGCGCCCGCGACCCGGAGCCCAGAGGGCGTCGAGGTCGGTGCTACGCGCGGACTGCTCTCCTCCCTCGCATCGCTGCTGCACCGTCCCGAGGTCACTCATGTCGCGTGCGCGTTCGATCACGTGGTGGAGTCATTCCGCAACGACCTCTACGCCGGCTACAAGGCGGGGGAAGGCATCGAGCCCGAACTGATGAATCAGTTCCCGCTCGCTGAGCAGGCGGCCGCGGCGCTCGGGATCACCGTGTGGCCGATGGTCGAGTTCGAAGCTGACGACGCTCTGGCAACCGGCGCAGCAAGGCTGCGAGGCAATGACGACGTGCGGCGAGTCGTGCTGTGCACCCCGGACAAGGATCTGTCGCAGTGCGTGCGGGGCAACCGTGTGATCTGCTGGGATCGCATGCGCGATCGCGAGCTGGACGAGGACGGCGTTCGCGCACGCTTTGGCGTGCTTCCCGAATCCATTCCCGACTACTTGGCGTTGGTGGGCGATAGTGCCGACGGCATTCCCGGTATCCCGCGTTGGGGCGCGAAGTCAGCAGCGGCGGTGCTCGCGCGCTACCTGCATCTGGAAGCCATTCCGCCCAGCCACGAACGGTGGGACGTGACCGTGCGCGGGGCTGCGGCTCTATCGGCCAATCTCGAGGCCGGTCGCGAAGATGCGCTGCTGTTTCGGACCTTGGCCACGGTTCGGGAGGATGTACCCATCGAGGTGGACCTAGGTTCCCTCGAGTGGAGAGGCGCCCATCGCGAGCCGCTCGAGCACCTGGCTGCATCCTTGGGCGATCGGCGAATCGTCGAGCGAATCGGGCGTTTTTCCAGCTAG
- a CDS encoding PrsW family glutamic-type intramembrane protease, translating to MQQLLGVALAIVPLAVAAYLWRRASVVSRVPRRFVVAMFLGGVVVALGALTLERLVLEWSGLSVRTAEVGAGGALLATFLLVAPLEEGAKVLVVWPLYAARQLETRRLGITYAASAGAGFASAEALTEMWNAPASDPLFWVRIAVALPAHSFFAGMWGIALGGDRRRRGSWFTIAWLAAVLVHGLFDHIVFGRGPGLLAAAGPLIFAMAGLSWLSLREELPVSGARRLKVLPEPPSLQAMRAALSAADRPVMLHWIAIGALVTLGVVIVSLVSAVFLGHTVGIDFALADESDVRSSGPLVLLGSAVLLAFPLAGFLVAKASAATSVLEPALGAALAIAGTVALLTITSPVTVLIALAGAPVAFALACGGAWFGLAR from the coding sequence GTGCAGCAACTGCTGGGCGTCGCGCTGGCCATCGTACCCCTTGCGGTTGCCGCATATCTGTGGCGACGCGCGAGCGTGGTGTCGCGCGTGCCTCGGCGCTTCGTCGTTGCCATGTTCCTGGGCGGTGTGGTGGTGGCACTGGGGGCGCTCACCTTGGAGCGCTTGGTCCTGGAGTGGTCGGGGCTTTCCGTGCGCACCGCTGAAGTAGGTGCCGGAGGGGCGCTGCTCGCGACCTTCTTGCTGGTGGCGCCGCTGGAAGAAGGCGCGAAGGTGCTCGTGGTGTGGCCGCTGTACGCGGCGCGTCAGCTGGAGACTCGACGCCTGGGAATCACCTACGCGGCCAGCGCGGGGGCAGGCTTCGCCTCTGCGGAGGCACTGACGGAAATGTGGAACGCGCCTGCGTCCGATCCACTTTTCTGGGTGCGAATTGCCGTCGCGCTGCCAGCGCACTCGTTCTTTGCGGGGATGTGGGGCATTGCCTTGGGCGGGGATCGCCGTCGACGTGGCAGTTGGTTCACCATCGCCTGGCTCGCCGCAGTCCTCGTGCATGGGCTCTTCGATCACATCGTATTTGGGCGAGGGCCCGGGCTGCTTGCCGCGGCAGGCCCTCTCATTTTCGCCATGGCCGGGCTCTCCTGGCTCTCCCTGCGGGAGGAGCTGCCCGTCTCGGGGGCCCGTCGCCTCAAAGTATTGCCGGAGCCGCCCTCCCTGCAGGCCATGCGGGCCGCACTGTCCGCAGCCGACCGCCCGGTGATGTTGCACTGGATCGCCATCGGCGCACTGGTGACGCTGGGAGTGGTGATCGTGTCTCTAGTGAGTGCAGTATTCTTGGGACACACCGTCGGCATCGACTTCGCGCTTGCGGACGAGTCGGACGTGCGCTCCAGCGGTCCCTTGGTGCTACTCGGCAGCGCCGTGCTTCTCGCCTTCCCCCTTGCGGGCTTCCTCGTCGCCAAGGCGAGCGCCGCAACCAGTGTTCTGGAGCCGGCCCTCGGCGCGGCCCTCGCGATTGCGGGCACGGTGGCCCTGCTCACCATCACCTCGCCAGTCACCGTGCTCATTGCGCTGGCGGGCGCGCCGGTTGCATTTGCGCTTGCCTGCGGCGGCGCGTGGTTCGGTTTGGCGCGCTGA